The Desulfurobacteriaceae bacterium region AAAAGACATGGAGACAAGTTAGAAGAAGGGGATATGAGAACTCCTGAGGGAATTTACTTTCCCCTTTACTGGCGATCAAGGCTTCCTAAGATGTACGGTTTAGGGGCTTATCCTTTAAACTATCCCAATTTAATTGACAGAAAAATTTTAAGAAGGAACGGACACGGTATTTGGATACACGGAACAGATAATCCCAACAGACCCCCTCACAGCACTAATGGGTGTGTAGCGTTAAAAAATAAGTACTTAAAGGAACTAAGGAAAATTATAAAACCTAAGATTACTCCAGTAATAATAGTTTCAAAGCTTAACTTTTCTACTAGGAATGCTTACATACAGGAACAAAGGTCTATATACAACTTTATTCTTACCTGGAAAAGGGCTTGGGAAAATACTCCAAGAAATATCAACGATTACTTATCTTTATACTCTAGGCACTTTGTATGGAAAAACGGAGGATATAGAGAGTGGGTAAGGTATAAAAAAAGGATTACAAGGCAAAAAAAGTGGATAAGAATTAAACTAAGGAATATTTCTATATCTAAGGATGGAAGGCTCTTAAAGTTTGGAAATCTCTATGTTGCAGCTTTTGACCTTGAGTATAGTTCTAATAACTTTACATCTAAAGGCAGAAAACTTCTTTACATAATCAAAGAAGGAAAGCAATGGAAAATATTAGGAGAAGAGAGTTTGTAAAAACTTTTCTAACGTTCCTTGGGGTATCTCCATTTTTACAAGAAGAAGCTTTTGGGAAAGGGATAAAGAAAGGAATTCATGTAAGACTTCCGAAAATTTCTTTTGAAACAACCTATCTTCAAGGGAAAGAAAAAGGCGGAAGAATTTTGATTGTCGGTGGAATTCATGGGAACGAACCAGGGGCTTATAAAGCCGCAGAGATTCTAAGACGTGTAAAGGTTAAAAAAGGAGAACTCTTCATAGCACCGAGAAGTAATTTCATTTCCATTCTTGCAAACGTTAGAGGCTATAACGGAGATATGAACCGTAAGTTTGCGTATATATCTTGCAAAGATCCTGATTATCCTTACGTTTTAAAGCTTAAAAGTTTAATTAAAGAGTTAAAACCCGATGTTGTT contains the following coding sequences:
- a CDS encoding L,D-transpeptidase family protein, with translation KRHGDKLEEGDMRTPEGIYFPLYWRSRLPKMYGLGAYPLNYPNLIDRKILRRNGHGIWIHGTDNPNRPPHSTNGCVALKNKYLKELRKIIKPKITPVIIVSKLNFSTRNAYIQEQRSIYNFILTWKRAWENTPRNINDYLSLYSRHFVWKNGGYREWVRYKKRITRQKKWIRIKLRNISISKDGRLLKFGNLYVAAFDLEYSSNNFTSKGRKLLYIIKEGKQWKILGEESL